A stretch of the Sorangium aterium genome encodes the following:
- a CDS encoding beta-ketoacyl reductase has product MARWMVERGARRLYLVGRREPLEPVQAALRELAEAGAEVVPMQADVADDAALGRVLDAISASGLPLRGVVHAAGVLDDGVLEQQSAERLARVMAPKIAGAWNLHRRTRALDLDLFVLFSSGASLLGAAGQGNYAAANAFLDALSHHRRALGLVGLSINWGAWAGAGMAGGVKASAQRRQGTRGVGAIPPAEGLRWLERLLAEGATQAAVLPVTRWSLDLEQHPAGAPPVLAELVREDRRDGAAGADREDLRRRLAEAPAPARRGLIDAFVKEQVAAILGLGPAHPLEIRQRLFDLGLDSLMAVELRGRLQRHVGRALPSTLLFDYPTVEALTGYLADEVLAIPVAPAPSAAVPAPATDERGARIERLKEMSEGELSELLLEKLDAIKKRLK; this is encoded by the coding sequence GTGGCGCGGTGGATGGTCGAGCGCGGCGCGCGGCGGCTTTACCTCGTCGGGCGGCGCGAGCCGCTGGAGCCGGTGCAGGCCGCGCTGCGCGAGCTCGCAGAGGCGGGAGCAGAGGTCGTACCGATGCAGGCGGACGTGGCCGACGACGCGGCGCTCGGCCGGGTGCTGGACGCGATCTCCGCCAGCGGTCTTCCGCTGCGCGGCGTGGTGCACGCCGCCGGCGTGCTCGACGACGGCGTGCTGGAGCAGCAGAGCGCGGAGCGCCTCGCGCGGGTGATGGCGCCGAAGATCGCGGGCGCGTGGAACCTGCACCGCCGCACGCGGGCGCTCGATCTCGATCTGTTCGTGCTCTTCTCCTCGGGCGCGTCGCTGCTGGGGGCGGCCGGGCAAGGCAACTACGCGGCGGCGAACGCCTTCCTCGACGCCCTTTCGCACCACCGGCGGGCCCTGGGGCTCGTGGGGCTCAGCATCAACTGGGGCGCCTGGGCCGGCGCCGGGATGGCGGGCGGGGTGAAGGCGTCCGCGCAGCGACGTCAGGGGACCCGCGGCGTGGGAGCGATCCCGCCGGCGGAGGGGCTCAGGTGGCTCGAGCGGCTCCTGGCCGAGGGCGCGACCCAGGCCGCGGTGCTGCCTGTCACCCGGTGGTCGCTGGACCTCGAGCAGCACCCTGCCGGAGCGCCGCCCGTGCTGGCCGAGCTCGTTCGCGAGGATCGCCGCGACGGCGCGGCCGGCGCGGATCGCGAAGATCTCCGCCGAAGGCTCGCGGAGGCTCCGGCGCCCGCGCGCCGCGGGTTGATCGACGCCTTCGTGAAGGAGCAGGTCGCCGCGATCCTCGGGCTCGGGCCCGCGCACCCGCTCGAGATCCGGCAGCGGCTCTTCGATCTGGGGCTCGACTCGCTGATGGCCGTCGAGCTCCGAGGCCGCCTCCAGCGCCACGTGGGCCGCGCGCTCCCCTCGACGCTGCTGTTCGACTACCCGACGGTCGAGGCGCTGACCGGCTACCTGGCCGACGAGGTGCTCGCGATCCCGGTCGCCCCGGCGCCTTCCGCGGCCGTGCCCGCCCCCGCGACCGACGAGAGGGGAGCGCGGATCGAGAGGCTGAAGGAGATGTCCGAGGGCGAGCTCTCGGAGCTCCTGCTGGAGAAGCTCGATGCGATCAAGAAGAGGTTGAAGTGA
- a CDS encoding type I polyketide synthase — protein MSQSKQDQSTALLRALVVIEELEARLASVERARTEPVAVIGTSCRMPLGADSPEAFWELLREGVDATSDIPSDRWDVEGFFDPDPQQPGKSYTRRGSFLRSVDQFDPSFFGISPREAQSLDPQQRLLLEVSWEALERAGQSPDALFGSSTGVFIGMMSNDYAHLISAAQTRGGSDGYAASGNEFSFAAGRLSYVLGLQGPSMVVTTACSSSLVAIHLACQSLRNGECRVALAGGASLMLSPDPWAALSRLRALAPDGRCKTFDASADGYGRGEGCGVVVLKRLSDALADGDNVLAILRGSAVNHDGPSGGLTVPNGVAQRALIRRALEAAGVEASQVSYVEAHGTGTSLGDPIELNALGEVFGPGRSPERPLWVGAVKANIGHLEAAAGVAGVLKVALAMQHGELPAQPHLRQPSPHVAWSELPVRVPMERTRWPSAKGERRVAGVSSFGMSGINAHVVLEEAPERPEVKEAGAERPAQLLCISAKREEALRALAGRYAEHLGSHPDEKLGDVGFTAHTGRAHFAHRLSVVASSRAQMQERLSALARGEPAEQAEQGRVERAEGPRVAFLFTGQGSQYVGMGRELFATEPVFRRAIEECDALLRGHLERPLIEVLYPSEGQASPLDETGYTQPALFAVEYALSAQWKAWGIEPIAVLGHSVGEYVAACVAGVMGLEQGLELIAMRGRLMQALPKQGAMAALFADEATVAEAVSPYAAEVSVAAVNGPLETVVSGARGAVTAVVEALEARGVKSRWLNVSHAFHSPLMGPMVEAFERAASKVKLGLPQRKLIANVTGRAAGEEVTQASYWSRHVRAPVRFMEGIRALQEAGAEAFVEVGPSPVLSAMGRRCVPEGVGVWLPSLRPKRSDCAQMLESLGALYVRGAKVDFAGFDRDRARRKLVLPTYPFQRRRCWIDPPSVTKNGAVAPASADTSVARYYDALSTVDAGDAPERDSLEQAYLTFPPFREAVPEFSWLRTMARPRMHAADFARVSAAQREMRQVAFRHVDFLSCSKVLDFGCGHAADLIALAEQHPHLELHGYTISPEQARIGHRKLRARRLEDRVKIFNCDSTRHDFPSQYDVILGFEVAAHIADKDALFANVSRHLQQGGFVVMADFVSNGASSIVHEETSSYLVTRDEWCDLFARYRLSVAECVDVSREVGNFFHDERLEERFAEVGPGLDPLVLQSFRSYANLGRMLEKKLVSYVLLVLRKDGYARAEHVSRAARGRMSAPLPYAAAAWGEEMPAALENGALHPLSAGARAEASLDAGVYAVEWSPLEYRAASPRPASESPGSWLVVADRGGVGARLASLLEAKGERCDLVRPSDAARCERLAEILRDAAHRDDRPLRGLLHLGSLDAGTAEPASTEALDAAQAMGCVSLLASIQALADVPEARSARLWAVTRGAQPVSGAGPAIAAAPVWGLGRVAALEYPEQWGGLLDLAPEASDADAALLLDVIERPDGEDQIAFRGGQRHVARLARQAVQEAPQVEVRADAIYLITGGLGALGLAVARWLFARGARHLTLVGRRGLPPRDMWADLPPDHPLQPAISAVRALEVEGTSVRVIAADVGDEARMTELFASLRAEELPLRGIVHAAGFADTRPIPALDEGAVEAVLRAKVRGAWLLDRLARGAPLDFFVSFSSIASVWGSAGMAHYAAANAFLDALAHARRREGRPYVSVNWGPWADGGMASPELLAELERIGITALSPGDALAMLERLAGGDVAQAVVARVDLRVFKAIQEAMRRRPLFERLEVEGAPREPAPAAGEEDGLWRHLSEAPPRARSAMVVEHVRSLVVKIMKLEPLDPIDPRRPLRELGLDSLMAVELRNLVERSTGRRFSATLLIDYPTLEALSRRVAEELLGPEVGSDGRDAKPRGAGPPPPEAAADLDALSEEQMAAALAEELAAMRTLRLST, from the coding sequence GTGAGCCAGAGCAAGCAGGACCAAAGCACGGCGCTGCTCCGCGCGCTCGTCGTCATCGAGGAGCTGGAGGCGCGGCTCGCGTCCGTCGAGCGCGCGCGGACCGAGCCCGTCGCCGTGATCGGGACGAGCTGCCGCATGCCGCTCGGCGCCGACAGCCCGGAGGCCTTCTGGGAGCTGCTCCGCGAGGGCGTGGACGCCACGAGCGACATCCCCTCCGACCGGTGGGACGTGGAGGGGTTCTTCGATCCAGACCCGCAGCAGCCGGGCAAGAGCTACACCCGCCGGGGCAGCTTCCTGCGCTCCGTCGACCAGTTCGATCCATCCTTCTTCGGGATCTCGCCGCGCGAGGCGCAGAGCCTCGATCCCCAGCAGCGCCTGCTGCTCGAGGTGAGCTGGGAGGCGCTCGAGCGGGCAGGGCAATCCCCGGACGCCCTGTTCGGGAGCTCGACCGGCGTGTTCATCGGGATGATGAGCAACGACTACGCCCACCTGATCAGCGCGGCGCAGACGCGCGGCGGGAGCGACGGGTACGCCGCGAGCGGGAACGAGTTCAGCTTTGCCGCGGGCCGCCTCTCGTATGTGCTCGGCCTGCAGGGCCCTTCGATGGTGGTGACCACCGCGTGCTCGTCGTCGCTCGTGGCGATCCATCTGGCCTGCCAGAGCCTGCGAAACGGCGAGTGCCGCGTGGCCCTCGCGGGCGGCGCGAGCTTGATGCTGTCGCCCGATCCATGGGCCGCGCTCTCGCGGCTCCGGGCGCTCGCGCCGGACGGTCGGTGCAAGACGTTCGACGCGTCTGCGGACGGCTACGGCCGGGGCGAGGGGTGCGGGGTGGTGGTGCTCAAGCGCCTGTCGGATGCGCTGGCGGACGGCGACAACGTCCTCGCGATCCTCCGAGGCTCGGCGGTCAACCATGACGGGCCGAGCGGTGGGCTGACGGTGCCCAACGGGGTGGCGCAGCGGGCGCTGATCCGGCGGGCGCTGGAGGCCGCGGGGGTGGAAGCGTCGCAGGTGAGCTACGTCGAGGCGCATGGCACGGGCACGTCGCTCGGGGACCCGATCGAGCTGAACGCGCTGGGTGAGGTGTTCGGGCCGGGTCGCTCGCCGGAGCGGCCGCTGTGGGTGGGAGCGGTCAAGGCGAACATCGGGCACCTGGAGGCGGCGGCGGGGGTGGCGGGGGTGCTGAAGGTGGCGCTGGCGATGCAGCACGGAGAGCTGCCCGCGCAGCCGCACCTGCGGCAGCCGAGCCCGCACGTGGCGTGGTCGGAGCTGCCGGTGCGGGTGCCGATGGAGCGGACGCGGTGGCCTTCGGCGAAAGGCGAGCGGCGCGTAGCAGGGGTGAGCTCGTTCGGAATGAGCGGGATCAACGCGCACGTGGTGCTGGAAGAGGCGCCGGAACGGCCGGAGGTGAAGGAGGCCGGAGCGGAGCGTCCGGCGCAGCTGCTGTGCATCTCGGCGAAGCGGGAGGAGGCGTTGCGCGCACTGGCGGGGCGGTACGCGGAGCACCTCGGGTCGCACCCGGACGAGAAGCTCGGGGACGTGGGCTTCACGGCGCACACGGGCAGAGCGCACTTCGCGCACCGGCTGTCGGTGGTGGCGTCGTCCCGGGCCCAGATGCAGGAGCGGCTCAGTGCGTTGGCGCGTGGCGAGCCAGCGGAGCAGGCGGAGCAGGGGCGGGTGGAGCGGGCGGAGGGGCCTCGCGTGGCGTTCCTGTTCACGGGCCAGGGCTCGCAATACGTGGGGATGGGGCGAGAGCTGTTCGCGACAGAGCCTGTGTTCCGGCGGGCGATCGAGGAGTGCGACGCGCTGTTGCGTGGGCACCTGGAGAGGCCGCTGATCGAAGTGCTGTATCCGTCGGAGGGGCAGGCGAGCCCGCTGGACGAGACGGGGTACACGCAACCCGCGCTGTTCGCGGTGGAGTATGCGCTGAGCGCGCAGTGGAAGGCGTGGGGGATAGAGCCGATTGCGGTGCTTGGGCACAGCGTGGGCGAGTACGTGGCGGCGTGCGTTGCGGGGGTGATGGGGCTGGAGCAGGGGCTCGAGCTCATCGCGATGCGGGGGCGTCTGATGCAGGCGCTGCCGAAGCAGGGAGCGATGGCGGCGCTGTTCGCGGACGAGGCGACGGTGGCAGAGGCGGTGAGTCCGTACGCGGCGGAGGTGTCGGTCGCGGCGGTGAACGGGCCGTTGGAGACGGTGGTGTCGGGGGCGCGCGGGGCGGTGACGGCGGTGGTGGAGGCGTTAGAGGCGCGCGGGGTCAAGAGCCGTTGGCTGAACGTATCGCACGCGTTCCACTCGCCGCTGATGGGGCCGATGGTGGAGGCGTTCGAGCGGGCGGCGTCGAAGGTGAAGCTTGGGCTACCGCAGCGGAAGCTGATCGCAAACGTGACGGGGAGAGCGGCGGGCGAGGAAGTGACGCAGGCGTCGTACTGGTCGAGGCATGTGCGGGCGCCTGTGCGGTTCATGGAGGGGATACGGGCGCTGCAGGAGGCTGGAGCGGAAGCGTTCGTGGAGGTGGGGCCGAGCCCTGTGCTCTCGGCGATGGGACGGCGATGCGTGCCAGAGGGGGTAGGGGTTTGGCTGCCGTCGTTGCGGCCGAAGCGCTCGGATTGCGCGCAGATGCTGGAGAGCCTTGGGGCGCTGTACGTGCGAGGCGCGAAGGTGGACTTCGCGGGCTTCGACCGCGACCGGGCCCGGCGCAAGCTCGTGCTGCCCACGTACCCCTTCCAGCGCCGTCGATGCTGGATCGACCCGCCTTCCGTCACCAAGAACGGCGCGGTCGCGCCGGCCAGCGCCGATACGTCGGTTGCCCGCTACTACGATGCGCTCTCCACGGTGGACGCGGGCGACGCGCCCGAGAGGGATTCGCTCGAGCAGGCCTACCTCACCTTCCCGCCGTTCCGAGAGGCTGTTCCGGAGTTCTCCTGGCTCCGGACCATGGCTCGCCCGCGAATGCACGCGGCGGATTTCGCGCGCGTCAGCGCCGCCCAGCGCGAAATGCGGCAGGTCGCGTTCCGGCACGTCGATTTCCTTTCCTGCTCCAAGGTGCTCGACTTCGGGTGCGGCCACGCCGCGGATCTCATCGCGCTCGCGGAGCAGCACCCGCACCTCGAGCTCCACGGCTACACGATCTCCCCGGAGCAGGCCCGGATCGGTCATCGAAAGCTCCGCGCCCGCAGGCTCGAAGATCGCGTGAAAATCTTCAACTGCGACAGCACGCGGCACGACTTCCCGTCGCAGTACGACGTGATCCTCGGGTTCGAGGTGGCCGCGCACATCGCGGACAAAGACGCGCTCTTCGCGAACGTCAGCCGGCACCTCCAGCAGGGCGGCTTCGTCGTGATGGCGGACTTCGTCTCCAACGGCGCGTCGTCCATCGTGCACGAGGAGACGTCGTCGTACCTCGTGACCCGGGACGAGTGGTGCGACCTGTTCGCGCGCTACCGGCTCAGCGTGGCCGAGTGCGTGGACGTCAGCCGCGAGGTCGGGAACTTCTTCCACGACGAGCGCCTGGAAGAGCGCTTCGCCGAGGTCGGTCCGGGGCTCGATCCGCTCGTCCTCCAGAGCTTCCGGTCGTACGCGAACCTCGGCCGGATGCTCGAAAAGAAGCTCGTGAGCTACGTCCTCCTGGTCCTGCGCAAGGACGGCTACGCGCGCGCAGAGCACGTCTCCCGCGCCGCCCGGGGCCGGATGAGCGCGCCGCTCCCGTATGCCGCGGCGGCCTGGGGTGAGGAGATGCCCGCCGCGCTCGAGAACGGCGCGCTCCACCCGCTCTCCGCCGGCGCGCGGGCCGAAGCCTCGCTCGACGCTGGGGTGTACGCGGTCGAGTGGTCGCCGCTGGAGTACCGCGCGGCATCGCCGCGGCCCGCGTCGGAGAGCCCGGGCTCGTGGCTCGTCGTCGCCGATCGCGGGGGTGTGGGCGCCCGCCTCGCGAGCTTGCTGGAGGCGAAGGGCGAGCGCTGCGATCTCGTCCGTCCGAGCGACGCCGCGCGCTGCGAGCGGCTCGCGGAGATCCTCCGGGACGCGGCGCATAGGGACGATCGACCTCTCCGCGGGCTCCTGCACCTCGGGAGCCTCGACGCGGGGACGGCGGAGCCAGCCTCGACGGAGGCGCTCGACGCGGCGCAAGCGATGGGCTGCGTGAGCCTGCTCGCGTCGATCCAGGCGCTCGCGGACGTGCCGGAGGCTCGCTCCGCCCGGCTCTGGGCCGTCACGCGCGGCGCGCAGCCGGTCTCCGGCGCAGGTCCGGCGATCGCTGCGGCGCCGGTATGGGGGCTCGGGCGGGTGGCGGCGCTCGAATACCCCGAGCAGTGGGGCGGGCTCCTGGATCTGGCGCCGGAGGCGTCCGACGCCGACGCGGCGCTGCTGCTCGACGTCATCGAGCGCCCCGACGGCGAGGATCAGATCGCCTTCCGGGGCGGCCAGCGTCATGTCGCCCGGCTCGCGCGGCAAGCCGTCCAGGAGGCGCCGCAGGTCGAGGTGAGAGCCGACGCGATCTACCTGATCACGGGCGGGCTCGGCGCGCTCGGCCTCGCGGTGGCGCGATGGCTCTTCGCGCGCGGCGCGAGGCACCTCACGCTGGTCGGACGCCGCGGGCTGCCGCCGCGCGACATGTGGGCCGATCTGCCGCCGGATCACCCGCTCCAGCCGGCGATCTCTGCCGTCCGCGCCCTCGAGGTGGAGGGGACGAGCGTGCGGGTGATCGCCGCCGACGTGGGGGACGAAGCGCGGATGACCGAGCTCTTCGCGTCGCTGCGCGCAGAGGAGCTCCCGCTGCGCGGCATCGTGCACGCCGCGGGCTTCGCGGACACACGGCCGATCCCGGCGCTCGACGAGGGCGCCGTCGAGGCGGTGCTCCGCGCCAAGGTGAGGGGCGCGTGGCTCCTCGATCGGCTCGCGCGCGGCGCGCCCCTCGACTTCTTCGTCTCGTTCTCGTCGATCGCGTCCGTCTGGGGCTCGGCGGGGATGGCGCACTACGCCGCGGCCAACGCCTTTCTGGACGCCCTGGCGCACGCGCGCCGGCGCGAGGGCCGGCCCTACGTCAGCGTGAACTGGGGGCCCTGGGCGGACGGAGGCATGGCCTCGCCCGAGCTCCTGGCGGAGCTCGAGCGGATCGGGATCACTGCCCTCTCGCCTGGAGACGCCCTCGCGATGCTGGAGCGCCTCGCCGGAGGCGACGTCGCGCAGGCGGTGGTAGCCCGGGTCGACCTTCGCGTCTTCAAGGCGATCCAGGAGGCGATGCGGCGGCGGCCGCTGTTCGAGCGCCTCGAGGTCGAAGGCGCGCCTCGCGAGCCGGCGCCCGCGGCCGGCGAGGAGGATGGCCTGTGGCGCCACCTGTCCGAGGCGCCCCCGCGGGCGCGCTCCGCGATGGTGGTGGAGCACGTCCGCTCGCTGGTGGTGAAGATCATGAAGCTCGAACCCTTGGACCCCATCGATCCGCGCCGCCCGCTCCGCGAGCTCGGCCTCGACTCGTTGATGGCGGTCGAGCTCCGGAACCTCGTCGAGCGCTCCACCGGCCGTCGCTTCTCCGCGACGCTCCTCATCGACTATCCGACGCTCGAGGCGCTCTCACGGAGGGTCGCGGAGGAGCTGCTCGGGCCCGAGGTCGGGTCGGACGGGCGCGATGCGAAGCCACGGGGAGCCGGGCCGCCTCCGCCGGAGGCCGCGGCCGATCTCGACGCTCTTTCGGAAGAGCAGATGGCCGCCGCGCTCGCGGAGGAGCTCGCCGCGATGCGGACTCTCAGGCTGAGCACATGA